In one window of Methanococcoides methylutens DNA:
- a CDS encoding ABC transporter permease, translating to MRLYSVVLKDIFRRKNKLAIAILGVIVATSAIVAVVTTFSAATDSLYEESANFGANIIVRPQTESIPLIAGSTSMGSISTGENYIEQSEISRIYDIENNANLAVVAPRLYGVAESGEGNIIVMGVDLEQEKILKSWWNINGEWLSDPEGMQVLLGKDIATPLGLTTGSTLALEKNGIVMDLEVKGIIESTGGEEDGYIVMPFLLSQKLFDKEGKVSSIEIRALCNDCPVSEMSRQIEEIMPGVEARAMSQIVQSEMAMIEHTRTSAMAVSFITLLVSTLTVASTMLASVNEKIREIGIMRAIGASDRQVITMLFIEGAVIGMIGGGIGFISGTLLSYSIAPLLSFAEPSPMWELLPLVTGISVAVGLVASILPAKRALKIDPAEVLRSV from the coding sequence ATGCGCTTATATTCTGTAGTCCTGAAAGATATTTTCAGACGGAAGAACAAACTTGCAATAGCCATACTGGGTGTAATCGTTGCCACATCTGCTATTGTAGCTGTTGTTACGACATTTTCCGCCGCAACTGACAGCCTTTATGAGGAATCAGCCAACTTTGGTGCAAATATCATAGTAAGACCTCAAACCGAATCAATCCCCCTGATAGCCGGATCAACATCCATGGGATCGATATCAACTGGTGAGAACTATATTGAACAATCCGAGATTTCCAGAATATACGATATCGAGAACAATGCCAATCTTGCCGTGGTGGCACCGCGACTTTATGGCGTTGCGGAATCAGGAGAAGGAAACATCATTGTGATGGGAGTGGATCTGGAGCAAGAGAAGATACTCAAATCATGGTGGAACATAAACGGAGAATGGCTTTCTGACCCCGAAGGTATGCAAGTTCTACTGGGAAAGGATATCGCAACTCCGCTTGGACTTACTACCGGATCGACACTCGCGCTTGAAAAAAATGGCATTGTCATGGACCTTGAAGTAAAAGGCATTATTGAGAGCACAGGCGGGGAAGAAGATGGCTACATTGTGATGCCATTTTTGCTTTCGCAAAAACTTTTTGACAAGGAGGGCAAAGTCAGCAGTATCGAGATCCGTGCCCTATGCAATGATTGTCCTGTTTCGGAAATGAGCCGGCAGATAGAAGAAATAATGCCGGGAGTGGAGGCAAGGGCGATGAGCCAGATCGTACAAAGCGAGATGGCTATGATCGAACATACCCGGACTTCCGCAATGGCTGTTTCATTTATAACGCTGCTTGTAAGCACACTTACTGTCGCTTCGACCATGCTTGCATCCGTAAACGAGAAGATCAGGGAGATAGGGATCATGCGTGCCATTGGGGCAAGTGACCGCCAGGTCATAACAATGCTTTTCATTGAAGGAGCAGTGATCGGGATGATCGGGGGCGGTATTGGTTTTATTTCCGGAACTCTGCTATCCTACTCAATTGCCCCGTTATTGAGTTTTGCGGAACCATCCCCTATGTGGGAGCTGCTTCCCCTGGTTACAGGAATATCTGTAGCTGTAGGACTTGTTGCATCCATCCTACCTGCAAAACGTGCACTGAAAATAGATCCTGCAGAGGTGTTGAGAAGTGTCTGA
- a CDS encoding ABC transporter ATP-binding protein yields the protein MSDGSIQVKGLKKSYRIGSSDVEVLHNIDMEIKSGEFVSVMGQSGSGKTTLMNLIGMLDRPTGGSILIDGVDVTGKSQKELVDHRRKTVGFVFQQFHLIQSLTAYENVALPLVFAGEKEQSRIKEALERVNLSHRHDHKPSELSGGEQQRVAIARALVMGPKILLADEPTGALDKETGEMIISLLRSLRSEMTVVMITHNHDLAAMSGRIINLQDGKIKE from the coding sequence GTGTCTGACGGAAGTATTCAGGTAAAGGGGCTCAAAAAGAGCTATAGGATCGGTTCCAGTGATGTCGAAGTATTGCACAATATTGACATGGAAATCAAGAGTGGAGAATTTGTGTCTGTAATGGGACAATCCGGATCAGGAAAAACCACACTTATGAACCTTATAGGCATGCTTGACAGGCCTACCGGTGGCAGCATACTGATCGATGGAGTGGATGTTACCGGCAAATCTCAGAAAGAACTGGTAGATCACAGACGAAAGACGGTTGGTTTTGTTTTTCAGCAATTCCACCTGATCCAGTCCCTTACAGCATACGAGAACGTTGCATTGCCCCTTGTTTTTGCAGGAGAGAAGGAACAAAGCAGGATCAAAGAAGCTCTTGAGAGAGTGAACCTTTCTCACAGGCATGACCATAAGCCATCCGAGCTTAGCGGCGGAGAACAACAAAGAGTTGCAATAGCCAGGGCACTGGTAATGGGACCGAAGATACTCCTTGCTGACGAACCTACGGGGGCACTGGATAAAGAAACAGGAGAGATGATCATTTCGCTTCTAAGATCCCTGAGAAGTGAAATGACAGTCGTTATGATAACACATAATCATGATCTTGCTGCAATGTCAGGCAGGATCATCAACTTACAGGACGGAAAAATAAAGGAGTGA
- a CDS encoding DUF5806 family protein: MNKYEKFTKLENKSYSDVTRFLKQTTHLTAREWIIARLCADFKNLSNRSEMTWIGQNLPDLVPFVDEPYTRQEVSNAHAAFKHKVQRSGTTFFYAYYAGLISKEEMILTIHKIVADLQKLIETENGEVSDEHMTDVQMLVAEALHRINESLDLD; this comes from the coding sequence ATGAACAAATATGAGAAATTCACAAAACTGGAAAACAAGAGTTACTCGGACGTGACACGCTTCCTGAAACAGACAACTCATCTTACTGCACGTGAATGGATTATTGCCCGTTTATGCGCAGACTTCAAGAATCTCTCAAACCGTTCCGAAATGACCTGGATCGGTCAGAACCTGCCGGATCTGGTTCCGTTCGTAGATGAACCGTACACTAGACAGGAAGTCTCTAATGCCCATGCTGCTTTCAAGCATAAGGTCCAGCGTAGTGGAACAACTTTCTTCTATGCCTATTATGCCGGACTTATCAGCAAAGAGGAAATGATCCTGACCATCCATAAGATCGTGGCAGATCTCCAAAAACTGATCGAGACCGAGAATGGGGAAGTGTCCGACGAGCATATGACCGATGTGCAAATGCTGGTGGCAGAAGCGTTACATAGGATCAATGAATCTCTTGACCTGGATTGA